From Luteibacter yeojuensis:
ATGGCCGGAATCCTCGATAAGTTTCCTTGCAGACATGCTCGAAAAAGCTCGGCCTCGCTATCGAACGCTTATCATCGAGTATGGCCACGACATATGCCGTAGGAACGTATTTGATATCCCAGTACTCGGGACGATTGGAGTGTCGATGCATGCGAACGGGACCCACGATCCCCGGTCCTCTGCAGTCTCCAATATGGAGTTTTGCGGTGAAGTGCCCTGTGGCGTCAGTGTAGCCATCCGCCTGCGCAAGAATGACTTTTTGTTTTGTCTCCGGGTCGTAATCTACCGCAAACAGGGTCACGTGCTCTCCCTCTGGTGCCGTCATATACCCGTCGCTGTCGTAGACGGCAGCCGTCACGTTAATTTCCCGCGCTGCGTTGGACCCGCCAGGCACTAGGCGAACAGCTTCGGTGCTCGGGAAAGGAGCCATATGCGTGATATCTTCGTCCGACCATTTCCTCGCGATAACCGTATGCGCGGCGGGGTCGGACGTATGAACCGTATAGTTCGTCTTCGTTACCATCTTGCCTTCGCGAGACCGCACGCGCAGTACAAGGGAAGTTTTTTCAGAGGCCGGATATTCCGTGATGCCTGAGGAAGGCAAGGGTCGCCAACCAGAAGGAGTGAGCACTTCACACATGACATCATGCGAGGCGGTAAAGCGAATCCTGGCGGACGTCTGCTTCGAGCCCACCGCTACGATGTAGTGATCCACATCGAATGCGGAATCCAATGAACCCATGATGTGTTGGTTTCCATGCAGTACGGTGGCTGATTTGACCGTATCGTTGGGCTCGTATCGATCCGGGCTGATCGCTGCGTCGGCTTGAAGCTGAAACGGAGTGCCCTGCTGCATGCCACCTCCTCCAATCAGGACCAACCAGCGGCTCAGCGCGGGCGAAACGGCCTGCAGGAATGTCTCCGCTCCCCCTGAAGGCTCTGTCGCCATGATCTTCGTCTCACCGTTCTTTCCTACCCTTGCCAAGTGGACATCGTAGGACGCCTTGGCTGCTGGAGCGGCTATCGTGAGGCTGAGTTTTGAGCCGGCCGTTTCGTCGGTGACGAACTGAAAGCACTGGATGCCACCGACCGGCTCGGCGGATACGTCATAGATCGGACCGACCTGTATCTCGTCGCAACCTTGAGCCGGAGGAGGAGCAACTCGTGCGACACTGCCCCCCCTCAGCCCGGATCGTTGTCGCTGCGGATGTCGCTCCAATGGCGACCCATAGCGACAGGGCAATTGTACGAGAACGCATTTATCTGACTCCCTTCCCCGTGAACGTCATTTCAGGTTAGGGAGCCAATGAAGATGGCTATGCCGGCTATTACAGACAGGCGGCCTCGGTGCCGAACGATTTGATCGCGGGACGGCTCTTACCATGCGTAGGCCTACCTATTGGCGCAGGCACGTAGGCGGCGATACGAAACGCAGGAGCGCAGAGGCCCTGAGTGTCTGCCTGCGCGGGCACGACGGTGTGGAGGTCAGGTGACGCCCAGGCCCTGGATGCTTGCCGTGCTTGCCTCGAAGCCCGCGAGTTCGGCGAAGCGCTTGCCGCGCTCGGTGTAATCGTGGAACTGGTCGAAGCTGGGGGCGCCGGGGGAGAGCAGGACGCAGCCTTGGCCTGCCAGCGCCACGCGCGCGGCTGCGACGGCGGCCGGCAGGTCGACGGCGCGATAGACGCCCGCGATGCCCGCCTCCTCCAGCGCATCGGCGATACGCGGTCCGTTCGCGCCCTGGCAAACGATCGCTTCAGGCGCGCGCACGCGCATCGCCTCGACGAACGGCGTCCAGTCCAGGCCGCGGTCGTGGCCGCCGACGATCAGCGCGATGCGCTGCCTGCCGACGCTCTCCAGCGCGGCGAGGCTCGCCAGCGGCGTGGTGCTGATCGAATCGTTGATCCACGCAAGGCCATCGCGTTCGCCCAGCGGTTGCAGCCGATGCGGCAGCGGCGCGAAGGTCGCGAGCGCGGGTGCGGCCGCGCGGGCATCGAAGCCCATGATCTCCAGCGCGGCGAGCGCCGCGCACGCATTGATCGCGTTATGCAGGCCCGGCGCGGAAATCCGCGCGGTTTCGATGACGCGCTCGTCGCCACGGCGAATCCAGCCATCGGCCACATGCCATCCGGACATCTCGCCGAAGGTATGCAGGCCCGGGTGATCGAAGGCGCGCTCCAGCAGAAGCGGCTGCAGCGCGTTCACGAGGACCTTGGCCGAGGCCGACAGCAGCTTGAGCTTGTCGTCCACGTAGCGCTCGCGCGAACCGTGCCAGTCGAGGTGTTCCTCGTAGAGGCTGGTGACCACCCCCAGGTCGACGCCCA
This genomic window contains:
- the murD gene encoding UDP-N-acetylmuramoyl-L-alanine--D-glutamate ligase — translated: MRWAELQGKRVAVWGFGREGRAALSALARHLPGQPVALYCVTGEVETARAAFPTVDVRDVAPDADALAAHDVVIKSPGISAYKPELLDAKLRGTRFTSGSALWFGEHVGARTVAVTGTKGKSTTSALIAHLARSLGVRTALAGNIGIPMLELDEARADLWVVELSSFQTGEAMGVDLGVVTSLYEEHLDWHGSRERYVDDKLKLLSASAKVLVNALQPLLLERAFDHPGLHTFGEMSGWHVADGWIRRGDERVIETARISAPGLHNAINACAALAALEIMGFDARAAAPALATFAPLPHRLQPLGERDGLAWINDSISTTPLASLAALESVGRQRIALIVGGHDRGLDWTPFVEAMRVRAPEAIVCQGANGPRIADALEEAGIAGVYRAVDLPAAVAAARVALAGQGCVLLSPGAPSFDQFHDYTERGKRFAELAGFEASTASIQGLGVT